The sequence GCAAGCGGATGGTGCGGCTTTGCTCGGCGATCGCCCGGGTAACTGCCTGGCGAATCCACCACGTGGCATAGGTTGAAAAGCGATTACCCTTGCGATAATCGAACTTCTCAACTGCCCGCATCAGGCCAATATTGCCTTCTTGGATCAAATCCATGAACGACATGTGATTGCCGATATATTTTTTGGCGACGCTCACGACCAAGCGCAAATTGGCTTGGGTCAGCTTGCGACGGCCTTCGTTGCCAAAATCAACGCGGCGTTCAAGGGCGGTACGTTCATCCCAGGTTGCATACTGCTCAGTTTGCAACTGATGTTCTGCTTTGCGGCCAGTTTCAATTTGCTTGGCCAGCGTAATTTCTTCCTCGGCGGTGAGCAACTCAACCTCGCCGATTTCACGCAAATACATCTGGACTGAATCTTCGACAGCCTCGGAATAGAGCGTTTTTTTGCGGCGTAGGTTTACAATTGCTAATTCTACGTCTTCATCATTAAAACCCGGCTCAAGTTCCCAGCCCTCGGGGGCATCTTCGAGTTCCGGTTGGTTTTTTGCTACATTCATCGTTTCATACTTTGTCATCGTCCACGCTCGCTGGGCTACGCCCACTATGGCTTTCGCTGCTGGCGGCGCACGAAAGCTATCTATTGAACCCGCAGGATTCTCTATGCAATCTACTACGTTACGTCTGGTAAGCTTGGATGTGCAGATGGATTGTGGTGGGCTGCTTACCATCTGGATTATGCTAAGCAAAAACCACGCCACGAACTGTAATTCTTACAGTTACAGTATAACAAGTATAGTATAGCAAGAGATTCGTCAAGATCAATAAGCCAAAAGGGGTAGTTTAAAGATGTTCAAAGTTTCTTCATAGGTTAGGAGTAAAGTGCTAGTATACAATGGGACTATAGTATGCATTGCAGGATTATAGTATGTGTTAGGTATCAAAAAGAGAGGTGAAATAATGGTTAAAAACTATTGCAAAGGGTATAGCTATCCGCTATAATGCGTTGCGGTCAAAACCGAGGTTACTTGCCGCAACGCACCTCTGCGGTGAAAAAGTCATTAGCGATCTTTGTACATGGTGCGAATATAGCGGGTGCTAACTTTCATTCGCTTCATTTGGCCATTAACTTCAACCATAGCCCATTGGATATTTGGTTTCCATGAGCGGTTGGTGCGGTTTTTAGCGTGGCTCACATTGTGGCCGAAGGAGCGCTTTTTCCCCGTCATTTGGCAGACTGCCATGGGCGGACCTCCGTAGTTTAGACTTAAAAAGAGCCACCCTCGGTGGCTGTACCCGCTGACTATACCATAGGACGCGCTCTGATGCAACTTTTTTAATTCGTTCAGAGCATGCTGCTTGCAGTTGGCGTTACAACCAACAATCGTCAGCAGCAATGGTAGTTAGGCCATGGGCAGCAGCCCATTATGGCATATGCTAGCTCTTGCATAATCGGGTATCATAAAGCAGTAGCGCGGTTGGTTCCGCGCTATTCTCATCAAAACCGGACGCTCGTGAGCGCCGACCATCGAACCATCTAGTTGCGAGGACTGTTCGAGTGAACGAGAAAACAAGTCTCGCGAATGTGCGCCAAAATGACGCTGGACGCATCGAGGTACATTCTCGCGCCATTGCTACTGTGGTAGCCGGGGCGGTAGTACGGTGCTACGGTGTTGTGGGCATGGCCCCGCGCAACTTACGCGATAGTGTCGCCCATGTTTTGCGACCAGAAGATCAATATAAAGGGATTGACGTTCAAGTGAGTACCGAGGCAATTACGGTCGATCTGTTTGTGATCATCGAGTATGGCACGCGGATTGCCACAGTTGCCCGTAATATTATGGAAAGTGTCCAATATGCGGTGGTCCATGCACTTGGCGAGGCCAATATCACGGTCAATGTGCATGTCCAAGGCTTGCGGATCGAACAAGCTGATAAAGAACCAAAAGATGTAACCGAAGGCCAGCCCAGCCGCTGGCGACGTTTTGGCGTAATGGGAGGTCTGCGTGGACAGCGCACCGAAGAATCAAATTGATGGCACGCGGCTGTTGGCGGTATTCCGCGCAGCCGCCGCATGGTTTAGCCAGAATGTGGCGACTGTCAACGCCCTAAATGTGTTTCCTGTGCCCGATGGCGATACCGGAACCAACATGAACCTTACGCTGACAGCCGCCCTCAAGGATGTTCAGAATGATGCCTCAGTCGCCGTGGTGGCTGAACGGGTCTATCGCGGGGCTTTGATGGGCGCTCGCGGTAACTCGGGCGTGATTCTTTCGCAAATTCTGCGCGGGCTTTCGCAGGGCATGGCCGGCCAGCAGGTTTGTACGCCTAAAATTCTGGTAACTGCGCTCGAACAGGCTGCTACCACTGCCTACAAGGCGGTGATCAAGCCGGTCGAGGGCACGATGCTTACCGTTATTCGCGAAACCAGCGAAGCCGCTCGCGCCGGATTTCAGCCCGAAATGAATTGGCATGAAGTGCTGGATTTAATTGTTAAAGGTGCGCGAGTTTCGGTCGATAATACGCCCAACCTCATGAAAATGTTACGTGATGCAGGGGTGGTTGATGCTGGCGGCGAGGGCTTGTATCTGCTCTTCGAGGGCGCACGTGCCTTTGCCCGTGGCGAACAACTCGAACAACGCGTTGCACCCGTCGATCAGTTAGCGATGGCGTTTGACGACATTCATAGCGATGATGATTTTGGCTATTGCACCAACTTTATGATCCAAGGCGAAAATATCCCTTACGAAGATGTGCGCAACACGATTGCCGAAATGGGCACATCGGTGGTGGCGGTCGGCGATGAGCGCTTGGTCAAGGTGCATTTGCACACGTTGCGGCCTGGCGATGCACTGAATTATGCCGTGCAATGGGGCAGCCTTGGGGCAATTGAAATCACCAATATGGATAAACAGCGCAGCGATCTGCATGCGGCCCAAGCCCAACAAGCCAGCCAACCAGCCCGCGTCAAGCTCGACGAGCCAGTTAGCGATGTTGGGGTGGTCGCAGTTGCGCCAGGCCAAGGCTTCCGCGTGCTGTTCGAATCATTAAATGTGGGCGAGGTGGTCACTGGCGGCCAAACCATGAATCCTTCGATTCAAGATTTGGTCACGGCGATCGATAAGTTGCCGCAGCCAGAGGTAATTGTGTTGCCCAATAATAGCAACGTGATTTTGGCGGCGCAACAAGCCCAGCAAGTAACCAATAAAGTTGTGCATGTGATTCCAACCAAAACCGTGCCTCAAGGTATGGCGGCGATGTTTGCCTTTAATTATGCGGTTGGCGCAAGCGATAATGTGCAGGCCATGAGCCGCGCGATCAAAGATATTACCACGGCAGAAATTACCACCGCCGTGCGCGATGCTACCGTTAATGATGTTGAAGTGCGCGACGGCCAAACGATTGGCTTGCTCAATGGCGCACTGGTTGAATCTGGCGATCAGCCCGACGAAGTGATTGATCGCATTTTAGCACGGATGGATTTAGACGATCATGAGATCGTTACCATCTATTATGGCGAACAATGTTCGGCGGAACAGGCTGAAGCACTAGCCCACAAAATCAATGCGACCTACCCGGCGCTTGATGTTGAGGTGCAAAACGGCGGACAACCATTTTATGATTACATTCTCTCTGCGGAGTGATACACAGCCCCGTTTCTGACGGCGCGATGGAGATATGTTGGGTTATGGCGCGAGTAAAGATTATTACCGATAGCACTGCTGATATTCCACCAGCACTTGCACAAGAGCTGAATATCACCGTTATTCCAATCTATGTGCATTTTGGTGATCAGACGTTGCGAGCTGGGATCGACATTAGCAACGAGCAGTTTTATCGGCGGATGGCCGAGGGTGGGCCGTATCCTTATACGACCGCACCAGCACCAGGAGTGTTTGAACAGTATTATCGTCAATTTTCCCGTGAATATGACGGGGTATTTTCAATTCACTTGTCGAATCGATTCGGTGGCGTGGTTAAATCGGCGACGATTGCCCGCGATAAATTGCCAGCTTCGCTGACCCGCGTTGAGGTGATTGATAGTACCTCGACTTCGCTGGGCTTGGGCATGGTGGCGATAGCCGCGGCGCGGGCAGCGCTCGACGGAGCCTCAATTGATGAAGTGCATCGCGTTGTCATGCAAACTATTCAATTGACTCATGTGGTGTTTTTTGTTGATTCAATTGATTATCTCGAACGCAGCGGACGGTTATCCCAAGCCTCAGCCATGCTTGGCTCGATGCAACGGATCAAGCCGTTGTTAATTCTTGATGATGGTGAAATTGTGCCCTATGATCGCACCCGCACCCGAGCTAAAGCGATTGAAGGCTTATTTACCTTTATTGAAGATTTCCCCAAGGTCGAACAAGTAGCAATTATGCACAGCACCACGCCCGATGATGTTGAGAAATTGCTCGAAAAGATCGATCCAATCTATCCGCGTGATCAAGTTATGATTGTCGAGTATGGGCCGGCACTTGGGGCGCACCTCGGGCCAAATGCCATGGGTGTGGTGGTCTACGAAGGCATGGAATAGCCTAGCGCCGAATCTGCGCAGCAATCAACCCTTGAATAAACCAAAAGCAACACCCCACGCAGCGCCATTTTCGGCTATTATACGGCTGCGTGGGGTAGCTATTCCCTGAACGAGCAATGCTTTGCCAATTGGCCGAATGTTGCTCGTAAGAATGTGGCTGGAATAATGCCAGAAGGAGGCCAAGTGGCGATTATTGTAACCGACAGCACTGCTGATATTCCCGCTGGTTTGGCAGCAGAAAACGACATTCATGTGATTCCATTGACGGTTAATTTCGATGCCGAATCGTTTGCCGATGGTGTGGAAATTACCCATGATCAATTTTATGCCCGCCTGGTTGAAAGCACCAATTTGCCCACAACCTCGCAGCCTTCAGTCGGCGCGTTCGAGCAACTATATCGGGCGATTGGCAACGATGAGCCAATTATCTCGATTCATATTGCTGGCAAATTGAGCGGCACAATTCGCTCAGCCCAGCAAGCAGCCGAGTTATTGCCCGATTTTGATATTCGGGTGATCGATGTGCAAAGCACCACCATGTCGCAAGGTTGGGCGGCCTTATTAGCTGCTCGCGCCGCCAAAGAAGGCAAATCGGCTGACGAAATTGTGGCCTTAGTGCATAGTATCGTCGAGCGCACCCGCTTGTTGGCAGCCTTGGATACCTTGCGCTACCTCGAAAAGGGTGGGCGCATCGGCAAAACTCGTGCTTTGCTGGGTACACTGCTGAATGTTAAGCCGATTATCGATGTGCGTGATGGCGAAGTAAAACCGTTCGAGCAAGTGCGCAGCAAGAAAAAAGCTGTGGCCCGCTTGATCGAAGAAGCACGTAGCATGGCTCCATTTGAAGAATTAGCGGTGCTCTATTCACGCAACGAAGCTGAAGCCCGCGAATTTGCCCAAAGCCTCAACGAGATTTTCCCCGCTGATCGAATTGTGTTGGCCGAAATTGGCGCGGTCGTGGGAACCCACATCGGCCCCGGCGCACTTGGCTTCACTGGTGTACGTAAAAATAAATAACAGCATTTAGTTTTAACCACGAAGGACACGAAGAGCACGAAACCGATCTTTGTGGCCTTCGTGCTCTTCGCGGTTTCAATTAACTGTTCCCTCATCATTTAAACGTTGCGTCTCTGTGTTCGCTAATATCGCTCTTTTGATGGTTGCCTTCTGCTTTCATCCCTCATCCTTCATCCTTCATCCTTAATAACAGCGACTTAAGTCATAGCTAGTCGTGCTATAATCGTTCTAAATAACACAACAAGATTGCTCAATGGTGCGCGACACTCGCATCATTGTTATAGGAGCGCATAGCACCATGGGCTTGTTTGGGAAACGGGCGGATGCGCCAACACAAGAGGCAGTCTTGGCTGCCCTTGCAACGGTGCAAGAGCCAGAACTCGGCGGCAATTTAGTTGCCCGCAAAATGATCAAAGAGCTTAACATTGATGGCGGACGAGTGGTAGTCCTGATCGATCTCACCACGCCAGCATGTCCATTCAAGGAACAACTGGCCAACGATGTGCGAGCGGCTTTGGCTCAAGTGCCAGGCGTGAGCGAAATCGAGGTCGATTTTACCGCGACTGTACGATCATACAATGGGATTCCCGATAAAGCCCGGGTTCCCGGGGTAAGTCATATTTTGGCGGTAGCTTCGGGCAAAGGCGGCGTAGGCAAATCGACAGTTGCCGTCAACTTGGCCGTTGCTTTGGCCCAAGAAGGCGCAAACGTTGGCTTGCTCGATGCCGATATTTATGGGCCAAGCGCTCCCTTGATGACTGGCGCACGCGGCAAACCAGGCATTACCGAAAATCAAAAAATTGCCCCGCTCGAAGCCCACGGCATCAAAATCATTTCGGTAGGCTATTTTGTTGATGATAGCCAGCCCTTGGTTTGGCGCGGGCCGATGATTTCATCGATGTTGCGTCAATTTTTGTTCGAGGTCGATTGGGGTCAGCTTGATTATTTGATCGTCGATTTGCCGCCTGGCACTGGCGATATTCAACTCACATTGGCCCAATCAATTCCACTTTCTGGCTCGGTTGTGGTAACGACACCACAAGATGTAGCCCTTGCTGATGCGATTAAAGGCGTTGAGATGTTCCGCAAGTTGAATGTACCCATCTTGGGGATTGTCGAGAACATGAGCTACTTTATCGCACCTGACACTGGCAAGCGCTACGATATTTTTGGCCATGGCGGCGCACGAACCGCTAGCAGCAAATTGGGTGTACCATTCTTAGGTGAAATACCTTTGGGTATGCCAATTCGCGAAGGCGGCGATACTGGCCAACCAGCGGTCACCCAAAGCGCCAAAGATGCCTATGCTGATTCGTTCCGTGATGTTGCTCGCACTTTAGCAGGCCGCATCAGTATTGAAACCATGGTGGCGGCCTAGCGCCTTGCCACTGGCAACGCTTCAATGACGCATGGCTGCTGCTATGCGTCATTGTTGTCTGAAAGAGCAAGTCGATGATGCCGATTGAATTGTTGGAACAACCTCAAACCCTGCAAACGCGCAGCAATGCCCCCGCCCACGATGCTCACGGGCGGCGGATTAATTACCTGCGGATTTCATTAACCGACCGCTGCAATTTTCGCTGCTTTTATTGTATGCCTGAATGGGGTATGCAGTTTGCGCCCAAACCCGAACTACTCACCAATGCTGAGTTGATTCGTTTGGTGCAGATTATGGCTCAAACTGGCTTTGAAAAAATTCGCCTGACTGGTGGCGAGCCAACCTTACGCCGCGATTTGGTCAGCCTAGTCGAGGCGATTGCCAATACCCCAGGCATTAGCGAAGTTTCGATGACCACCAATGCCTTATTATTGGCTCCGATCGCCCAGCAATTGGCCGATGCTGGCCTCAAGCGAGTTAATATCAGCATCGATTCGCTCAACCCCGAAAGCTTCCGCAAAATCACGCGTGGCGGCGATTTGGCACGAGTTTGGGCTGGCATCGAAGCCGCCGAGCAGGCTGGGCTGACTCCATTAAAACTCAATTGTGTGGTTGTGCGTGGAGTTAACGATCATGAGGTGCTCGATTTGGCGCGGCTGACGATCGATAAACCTTGGCAAATGCGCTTTATCGAGGTCATGCCGTTGGTTGGTGTAGCCGATGTTGCCGATAATGGGGTTGTACCCAGCAACCAATTAATTGCGCAAATTGAGGCTGAATTTGGCCTCGATTTTCTTGGTTGGTATGGCGCAGATCCCGCCCGCACCTATCAAATTCCTGGGGCACAAGGCAAAATTGGTTTTATTAGCTCAATTAGCGACCCGTTTTGTGCCACCTGCAACCGCATGCGGCTCACCGCTGATGGCAAATTACACCTGTGTTTGCTACGCGATAATGAGCTTGATCTCCGAGCGGCGCTCCGTGGCAGCGGCAGCGACGAAGAGCTAGAAGCCTTGATCCGCCATGCCGTCTGGATCAAACCATGGGGCCATGGCCTGCCTGATGGAGTTAAGCCAACCGTTCGCGGTATGTCGGAGTTGGGTGGTTAAGCGTGTAGCGGAAGGAAGTACCAATGCCAAATCCATTACGCATCAGCGCCAACGAATTGGTCAGCACCGATCAATCGACAACCTTTGACTATGTATGCCATTTTGAAAACAACCGCGAATGGTGGTTGCCAGTCACCTATACCCAACATCTCAGCGGCGAAGGCGTTGGCGCAATGTATGAGGAGCACGCCAAAGTTGCGGGCATTCCCATGAAAATGCAGTTAAAGGTGTATCACTACAACCCACCGCAGCAAATTAAATTCACGATTAGCTCGGCATTGATGCAATCGGATATGGATTATCAGTTTTTAGTTGAGCCAACAGGCACTCGCATCATCATTAGCACAGCGATTGATTTCAAATGGTTTTTACGCCCATTTGCCCCACTGATGCGTTCAGCCTTGATCAAAGAAGCCAGCCAACATTTAGGCGTACTCAAAAGCGTTTTGGCCCAAAAATTCAGCCACTCAATCAACAAATAAGCTCGATTTCTGGCGAAGTTGCAGCAACTTTATGGTATGCTATACAAAACTTAGACGCTGAGGTCAACAATGTTGCTCAGCGTTTTTTGTTGTTGAAAGGATAACAGCGCAATGGCGCGGACTGATCAATCGAACGAATCGGAAGTTTTAGCAGGCAGTAGTCGAGTTTTACGCTTCGCCTATTGTGTGTTGGCAATCTCGGCTGGTGCTCGCGCCTTGTTCCAAGTTGCCACCAAATTCAACCAAGCACCACTGGCCTATGG comes from Chloroflexota bacterium and encodes:
- a CDS encoding DegV family protein — encoded protein: MAIIVTDSTADIPAGLAAENDIHVIPLTVNFDAESFADGVEITHDQFYARLVESTNLPTTSQPSVGAFEQLYRAIGNDEPIISIHIAGKLSGTIRSAQQAAELLPDFDIRVIDVQSTTMSQGWAALLAARAAKEGKSADEIVALVHSIVERTRLLAALDTLRYLEKGGRIGKTRALLGTLLNVKPIIDVRDGEVKPFEQVRSKKKAVARLIEEARSMAPFEELAVLYSRNEAEAREFAQSLNEIFPADRIVLAEIGAVVGTHIGPGALGFTGVRKNK
- a CDS encoding DegV family protein; this encodes MARVKIITDSTADIPPALAQELNITVIPIYVHFGDQTLRAGIDISNEQFYRRMAEGGPYPYTTAPAPGVFEQYYRQFSREYDGVFSIHLSNRFGGVVKSATIARDKLPASLTRVEVIDSTSTSLGLGMVAIAAARAALDGASIDEVHRVVMQTIQLTHVVFFVDSIDYLERSGRLSQASAMLGSMQRIKPLLILDDGEIVPYDRTRTRAKAIEGLFTFIEDFPKVEQVAIMHSTTPDDVEKLLEKIDPIYPRDQVMIVEYGPALGAHLGPNAMGVVVYEGME
- a CDS encoding DAK2 domain-containing protein, translated to MDSAPKNQIDGTRLLAVFRAAAAWFSQNVATVNALNVFPVPDGDTGTNMNLTLTAALKDVQNDASVAVVAERVYRGALMGARGNSGVILSQILRGLSQGMAGQQVCTPKILVTALEQAATTAYKAVIKPVEGTMLTVIRETSEAARAGFQPEMNWHEVLDLIVKGARVSVDNTPNLMKMLRDAGVVDAGGEGLYLLFEGARAFARGEQLEQRVAPVDQLAMAFDDIHSDDDFGYCTNFMIQGENIPYEDVRNTIAEMGTSVVAVGDERLVKVHLHTLRPGDALNYAVQWGSLGAIEITNMDKQRSDLHAAQAQQASQPARVKLDEPVSDVGVVAVAPGQGFRVLFESLNVGEVVTGGQTMNPSIQDLVTAIDKLPQPEVIVLPNNSNVILAAQQAQQVTNKVVHVIPTKTVPQGMAAMFAFNYAVGASDNVQAMSRAIKDITTAEITTAVRDATVNDVEVRDGQTIGLLNGALVESGDQPDEVIDRILARMDLDDHEIVTIYYGEQCSAEQAEALAHKINATYPALDVEVQNGGQPFYDYILSAE
- the rpmB gene encoding 50S ribosomal protein L28; its protein translation is MAVCQMTGKKRSFGHNVSHAKNRTNRSWKPNIQWAMVEVNGQMKRMKVSTRYIRTMYKDR
- the apbC gene encoding iron-sulfur cluster carrier protein ApbC, producing the protein MGLFGKRADAPTQEAVLAALATVQEPELGGNLVARKMIKELNIDGGRVVVLIDLTTPACPFKEQLANDVRAALAQVPGVSEIEVDFTATVRSYNGIPDKARVPGVSHILAVASGKGGVGKSTVAVNLAVALAQEGANVGLLDADIYGPSAPLMTGARGKPGITENQKIAPLEAHGIKIISVGYFVDDSQPLVWRGPMISSMLRQFLFEVDWGQLDYLIVDLPPGTGDIQLTLAQSIPLSGSVVVTTPQDVALADAIKGVEMFRKLNVPILGIVENMSYFIAPDTGKRYDIFGHGGARTASSKLGVPFLGEIPLGMPIREGGDTGQPAVTQSAKDAYADSFRDVARTLAGRISIETMVAA
- a CDS encoding Asp23/Gls24 family envelope stress response protein — encoded protein: MNEKTSLANVRQNDAGRIEVHSRAIATVVAGAVVRCYGVVGMAPRNLRDSVAHVLRPEDQYKGIDVQVSTEAITVDLFVIIEYGTRIATVARNIMESVQYAVVHALGEANITVNVHVQGLRIEQADKEPKDVTEGQPSRWRRFGVMGGLRGQRTEESN
- the moaA gene encoding GTP 3',8-cyclase MoaA produces the protein MMPIELLEQPQTLQTRSNAPAHDAHGRRINYLRISLTDRCNFRCFYCMPEWGMQFAPKPELLTNAELIRLVQIMAQTGFEKIRLTGGEPTLRRDLVSLVEAIANTPGISEVSMTTNALLLAPIAQQLADAGLKRVNISIDSLNPESFRKITRGGDLARVWAGIEAAEQAGLTPLKLNCVVVRGVNDHEVLDLARLTIDKPWQMRFIEVMPLVGVADVADNGVVPSNQLIAQIEAEFGLDFLGWYGADPARTYQIPGAQGKIGFISSISDPFCATCNRMRLTADGKLHLCLLRDNELDLRAALRGSGSDEELEALIRHAVWIKPWGHGLPDGVKPTVRGMSELGG
- a CDS encoding sigma-70 family RNA polymerase sigma factor — translated: MTKYETMNVAKNQPELEDAPEGWELEPGFNDEDVELAIVNLRRKKTLYSEAVEDSVQMYLREIGEVELLTAEEEITLAKQIETGRKAEHQLQTEQYATWDERTALERRVDFGNEGRRKLTQANLRLVVSVAKKYIGNHMSFMDLIQEGNIGLMRAVEKFDYRKGNRFSTYATWWIRQAVTRAIAEQSRTIRLPVHLSESIAQMRRVAYQLEQALQREATPDELADALGVSLRKVKRMLNASVQPVSLEQPIGKEGQGRVGEFLADDTDEAPLEQATRMMLQDELADALSQLPDRERQILLLRYGLADGKRRTLEEVGAEFGITRERTRQIEAEAMRHLRQPNVGQHLRAYLD
- a CDS encoding SRPBCC family protein, encoding MPNPLRISANELVSTDQSTTFDYVCHFENNREWWLPVTYTQHLSGEGVGAMYEEHAKVAGIPMKMQLKVYHYNPPQQIKFTISSALMQSDMDYQFLVEPTGTRIIISTAIDFKWFLRPFAPLMRSALIKEASQHLGVLKSVLAQKFSHSINK